The proteins below are encoded in one region of Tamandua tetradactyla isolate mTamTet1 chromosome 9, mTamTet1.pri, whole genome shotgun sequence:
- the EML3 gene encoding echinoderm microtubule-associated protein-like 3 isoform X2: MDGAAGPGEDPTQEALQALSRRLRVQEEEMELVKAALAEALRLLRLQVPAAPLLGSSTPAPQRDSSAAPPGLPPTYSPSLVSRGTQTETEVEMEPSPRLPGLSNGPSAPQGGSEEPGGPQSEGGGSSGTSSPGTPGILRPVQIPQCADTPRRNSSSSSNPSERPRQKLSRKAASSANLLLRSGSTESRGGKDPLSSPGGPGSRRSNYNLEGISVKMFLRGRPITMYFPSGIRSLEELPSGPPPETLNLDWVYGYRGRDSRSNLFVLRSGEVVYFIACVVVLYWPGGGPGGPGGGSQRHYRGHTDCVRCLAVHPDGVRVASGQTAGVDKDGKPLQPVVHVWDSETLLKLQEIGLGAFERGVGALAFSFADQGAFLCVVDDSNEHMLSVWDCSRGTKLAEIKSTNDSVLAVGFSPRDSSCIVTSGKSHVHFWNWSGGTGVSGNGTLTRKQGVFGKYKKPKFIPCFVFLPDGDILTGDSEGNILTWGRSLSDSKPPGRGGAKETYGIVAQAHAHEGSIFALCLLRDGTVLSGGGRDRRLVQWGPGLVALQEAEIPEDFGAVRAIAEGPGSELLVGTTKNALLRGDLAQGFSPVIQGHTDELWGLCTHPSQNRFLTCGHDRQLCLWDGEAHALAWSIDLKETGLCADFHPSGAVVAVGLNTGRWLVLDTETREIVSDITDGNEQLSVVRYSPDGMYLAIGSHDNMIYIYSVSSDGAKSSRFGRCVGHSSFITHLDWSKDGNFIMSNSGDYEILYWDVAGGCKLLRNRYESRDREWATYTCVLGFHVYVPLRARQVAESRVRGPRQPRDQRPVHARRLAPRLAGRQGRQHLPVARAGRGGRGAGACHALPNPFPVPGLLPRRLIAAGLDRPALRSTRLTRNPQDRGPTLPLTSRHSRSRISLEGANDPSRTHCRDPPAEPGCPSLLLSAEGQ, encoded by the exons ATGGACGGGGCCGCGGGGCCCG GTGAGGACCCTACTCAGGAGGCCCTGCAGGCCTTGAGCCGGCGCCTTCGGGTACAGGAGGAAGAGatggagctggtgaaggcggctCTGGCAGAAGCCCTTCGCCTGCTGCGGCTCCAGGTGCCCGCTGCCCCCCTGCTGGGCTCTAGCACACCAGCTCCCCAAAGAGACAG CTCTGCAGCGCCCCCGGGACTGCCACCCACCTACAGTCCCTCCTTGGTAAGCCGAGGCACCCAGACGGAGACAGAAGTGGAGATGGAACCATCCCCCCGACTCCCTGGCCTGAGCAATGGGCCCTCGGCCCCTCAGGGTGGCAGCGAAGAGCCTGGGGGGCCCCAGTCTGAAGGAGGAGGCAGCAGTGGCACCAGCTCCCCTGGCACCCCGGGGATCCTCAGGCCCGTGCAGATCCCACAGTGTGCTGACAC GCCCCGGAGaaattcttcctcctcctctaaCCCCTCTGAACGACCCCGGCAGAAACTCTCCAGGAAGGCAGCTTCCTCAGCCAACCTGTTACTGCGGTCAGGAAGCACAGAGAG CCGTGGAGGGAAAGACCCCCTCTCCAGCCCTGGGGGCCCTGGATCTCGGAGGAGCAATTACAATTTGG AAGGCATCTCAGTGAAGATGTTTCTTCGCGGCCGCCCCATTACCATGTACTTCCCATCTGGCATTCGCAGCCTTGAGGAGCTCCCCAGCGGTCCACCCCCGGAGACCCTCAACCTCGACTGGGT TTATGGGTACAGGGGTCGTGATTCCCGCTCCAATCTGTTTGTGCTGCGCTCGGGGGAGGTGGTGTATTTTATCGCCTGTGTGGTGGTGCTGTACTGGCCTGGGGGAGGCCCAGGGGGCCCTGGAGGTGGCAGCCAGAGACACTACCGGGGCCACACGGACTGCGTTCGATG CCTTGCCGTTCACCCTGATGGCGTTCGTGTCGCCTCCGGACAGACTGCGGGAGTGGATAAGGATGGAAAG CCCCTGCAACCTGTCGTCCATGTCTGGGACTCAGAGACACTGCTGAAGCTGCAGGAGATTGGATTGGGGGCCTTCGAGCGGGGCGTAGGAGCTCTGGCCTTTTCATTTGCG GATCAGGGTGCTTTTCTTTGCGTGGTGGATGATTCCAATGAGCACATGCTGTCAGTGTGGGACTGCAGCCGTGGTACGAAGCTGGCCGAGATCAAG AGCACAAATGACTCAGTCCTGGCTGTTGGCTTCAGCCCTCGTGACAGCAGCTGCATTGTCACCAGCGGGAAATCTCACGTCCACTTCTGGAACTGGAGTGGTGGAACAGGGGTTTCTGGAAACGGGACCCTCACCCGGAAACAGGGTGTCTTTGGG aAATACAAGAAACCCAAGTTTATCCCTTGCTTTGTGTTCCTTCCTGATGGTGACATTCTCACTGGGGACTCAGAGGGCAACATTCTCACATGGGGGCGGAGCCTCTCAGATTCCAAGCCCCCGGGCAGGGGCGGGGCCAAAG AGACCTACGGGATTGTGGCCCAGGCCCATGCGCACGAGGGCTCCATCTTCGCTCTGTGTCTCCTGCGAGACGGGACGGTGCTGAGTGGTGGCGGGCGGGACCGCCGGCTGGTGCAGTGGGGGCCGGGGTTGGTGGCTCTCCAGGAGGCCGAG ATTCCTGAAGATTTTGGGGCCGTGCGGGCCATTGCTGAGGGGCCTGGCTCGGAGCTGCTGGTGGGAACAACGAAGAATGCATTGCTGAGGGGTGATCTGGCCCAGGGCTTCTCTCCTGTCATTcag GGCCACACCGATGAGCTCTGGGGGCTCTGCACGCATCCTTCCCAGAACCGCTTCCTCACCTGCGGCCATGACCGGCAGCTCTGCCTGTGGGATGGGGAGGCCCATGCACTGGCCTGGAGCATCGATCTCAAG gAGACTGGTCTCTGTGCTGACTTCCACCCCAGTGGGGCAGTCGTGGCCGTAGGACTGAACACGGGGAG GTGGCTGGTTTTGGACACGGAGACCAGAGAGATTGTGTCTGACATCACTGATGGCAATGAGCAGCTCTCAGTGGTTCGGTACAGCCCAG ACGGGATGTACTTGGCCATCGGTTCCCATGACAACATGATCTACATCTACAGCGTTTCCAGTGATGGTGCCAAGTCCAGCCGCTTTGGCCGTTGTGTG GGCCACTCGAGCTTCATCACTCACCTTGACTGGTCCAAGGATGGGAACTTCATCATGTCTAATTCTGGAGACTATGAGATTCTTTACT GGGACGTGGCTGGAGGCTGCAAGCTGCTGCGGAACCGCTATGAGAGCCGAGATCGCGAGTGGGCCACCTACACCTGCGTGCTTGGCTTCCACGTTTACG TACCCCTGCGCGCGCGCCAAG TCGCCGAGTCGCGTGTACGGGGGCCACGGCAGCCACGTGACCAGCGTCCGGTTCACGCACGACGACTCGCACCTCGTCTCGCTGGGCGGCAAGGACGCCAGCATCTTCCAGTGGCGCGTGCAGGGCGCGGGGGGCGCGGGGCCGGCGCCTGCCACGCCCTCCCGAACCCCTTCCCTGTCCCCGGCCTCCTCCCTCGACGTCTGATAGCCGCCGGACTGGACCGACCGGCCCTTCGGTCTACCCGCCTCACCCGAAACCCCCAGGACCGGGGGCCGACCCTTCCCTTGACTTCGAGACATTCCCGATCGCGCATTTCCCTGGAGGGGGCGAACGACCCCTCCCGCACACACTGTAGAGACCCGCCGGCTGAGCCAGGCTGCCCCAGCCTGCTACTGTCTGCTGAGGGGCAATAA
- the EML3 gene encoding echinoderm microtubule-associated protein-like 3 isoform X1, producing MDGAAGPGEDPTQEALQALSRRLRVQEEEMELVKAALAEALRLLRLQVPAAPLLGSSTPAPQRDSSAAPPGLPPTYSPSLVSRGTQTETEVEMEPSPRLPGLSNGPSAPQGGSEEPGGPQSEGGGSSGTSSPGTPGILRPVQIPQCADTPRRNSSSSSNPSERPRQKLSRKAASSANLLLRSGSTESRGGKDPLSSPGGPGSRRSNYNLEGISVKMFLRGRPITMYFPSGIRSLEELPSGPPPETLNLDWVYGYRGRDSRSNLFVLRSGEVVYFIACVVVLYWPGGGPGGPGGGSQRHYRGHTDCVRCLAVHPDGVRVASGQTAGVDKDGKPLQPVVHVWDSETLLKLQEIGLGAFERGVGALAFSFADQGAFLCVVDDSNEHMLSVWDCSRGTKLAEIKSTNDSVLAVGFSPRDSSCIVTSGKSHVHFWNWSGGTGVSGNGTLTRKQGVFGKYKKPKFIPCFVFLPDGDILTGDSEGNILTWGRSLSDSKPPGRGGAKETYGIVAQAHAHEGSIFALCLLRDGTVLSGGGRDRRLVQWGPGLVALQEAEIPEDFGAVRAIAEGPGSELLVGTTKNALLRGDLAQGFSPVIQGHTDELWGLCTHPSQNRFLTCGHDRQLCLWDGEAHALAWSIDLKETGLCADFHPSGAVVAVGLNTGRWLVLDTETREIVSDITDGNEQLSVVRYSPDGMYLAIGSHDNMIYIYSVSSDGAKSSRFGRCVGHSSFITHLDWSKDGNFIMSNSGDYEILYWDVAGGCKLLRNRYESRDREWATYTCVLGFHVYGVWPDGSDGTDINSLCRSHNERVVAVADDFCKVHLFQYPCARAKSPSRVYGGHGSHVTSVRFTHDDSHLVSLGGKDASIFQWRVQGAGGAGPAPATPSRTPSLSPASSLDV from the exons ATGGACGGGGCCGCGGGGCCCG GTGAGGACCCTACTCAGGAGGCCCTGCAGGCCTTGAGCCGGCGCCTTCGGGTACAGGAGGAAGAGatggagctggtgaaggcggctCTGGCAGAAGCCCTTCGCCTGCTGCGGCTCCAGGTGCCCGCTGCCCCCCTGCTGGGCTCTAGCACACCAGCTCCCCAAAGAGACAG CTCTGCAGCGCCCCCGGGACTGCCACCCACCTACAGTCCCTCCTTGGTAAGCCGAGGCACCCAGACGGAGACAGAAGTGGAGATGGAACCATCCCCCCGACTCCCTGGCCTGAGCAATGGGCCCTCGGCCCCTCAGGGTGGCAGCGAAGAGCCTGGGGGGCCCCAGTCTGAAGGAGGAGGCAGCAGTGGCACCAGCTCCCCTGGCACCCCGGGGATCCTCAGGCCCGTGCAGATCCCACAGTGTGCTGACAC GCCCCGGAGaaattcttcctcctcctctaaCCCCTCTGAACGACCCCGGCAGAAACTCTCCAGGAAGGCAGCTTCCTCAGCCAACCTGTTACTGCGGTCAGGAAGCACAGAGAG CCGTGGAGGGAAAGACCCCCTCTCCAGCCCTGGGGGCCCTGGATCTCGGAGGAGCAATTACAATTTGG AAGGCATCTCAGTGAAGATGTTTCTTCGCGGCCGCCCCATTACCATGTACTTCCCATCTGGCATTCGCAGCCTTGAGGAGCTCCCCAGCGGTCCACCCCCGGAGACCCTCAACCTCGACTGGGT TTATGGGTACAGGGGTCGTGATTCCCGCTCCAATCTGTTTGTGCTGCGCTCGGGGGAGGTGGTGTATTTTATCGCCTGTGTGGTGGTGCTGTACTGGCCTGGGGGAGGCCCAGGGGGCCCTGGAGGTGGCAGCCAGAGACACTACCGGGGCCACACGGACTGCGTTCGATG CCTTGCCGTTCACCCTGATGGCGTTCGTGTCGCCTCCGGACAGACTGCGGGAGTGGATAAGGATGGAAAG CCCCTGCAACCTGTCGTCCATGTCTGGGACTCAGAGACACTGCTGAAGCTGCAGGAGATTGGATTGGGGGCCTTCGAGCGGGGCGTAGGAGCTCTGGCCTTTTCATTTGCG GATCAGGGTGCTTTTCTTTGCGTGGTGGATGATTCCAATGAGCACATGCTGTCAGTGTGGGACTGCAGCCGTGGTACGAAGCTGGCCGAGATCAAG AGCACAAATGACTCAGTCCTGGCTGTTGGCTTCAGCCCTCGTGACAGCAGCTGCATTGTCACCAGCGGGAAATCTCACGTCCACTTCTGGAACTGGAGTGGTGGAACAGGGGTTTCTGGAAACGGGACCCTCACCCGGAAACAGGGTGTCTTTGGG aAATACAAGAAACCCAAGTTTATCCCTTGCTTTGTGTTCCTTCCTGATGGTGACATTCTCACTGGGGACTCAGAGGGCAACATTCTCACATGGGGGCGGAGCCTCTCAGATTCCAAGCCCCCGGGCAGGGGCGGGGCCAAAG AGACCTACGGGATTGTGGCCCAGGCCCATGCGCACGAGGGCTCCATCTTCGCTCTGTGTCTCCTGCGAGACGGGACGGTGCTGAGTGGTGGCGGGCGGGACCGCCGGCTGGTGCAGTGGGGGCCGGGGTTGGTGGCTCTCCAGGAGGCCGAG ATTCCTGAAGATTTTGGGGCCGTGCGGGCCATTGCTGAGGGGCCTGGCTCGGAGCTGCTGGTGGGAACAACGAAGAATGCATTGCTGAGGGGTGATCTGGCCCAGGGCTTCTCTCCTGTCATTcag GGCCACACCGATGAGCTCTGGGGGCTCTGCACGCATCCTTCCCAGAACCGCTTCCTCACCTGCGGCCATGACCGGCAGCTCTGCCTGTGGGATGGGGAGGCCCATGCACTGGCCTGGAGCATCGATCTCAAG gAGACTGGTCTCTGTGCTGACTTCCACCCCAGTGGGGCAGTCGTGGCCGTAGGACTGAACACGGGGAG GTGGCTGGTTTTGGACACGGAGACCAGAGAGATTGTGTCTGACATCACTGATGGCAATGAGCAGCTCTCAGTGGTTCGGTACAGCCCAG ACGGGATGTACTTGGCCATCGGTTCCCATGACAACATGATCTACATCTACAGCGTTTCCAGTGATGGTGCCAAGTCCAGCCGCTTTGGCCGTTGTGTG GGCCACTCGAGCTTCATCACTCACCTTGACTGGTCCAAGGATGGGAACTTCATCATGTCTAATTCTGGAGACTATGAGATTCTTTACT GGGACGTGGCTGGAGGCTGCAAGCTGCTGCGGAACCGCTATGAGAGCCGAGATCGCGAGTGGGCCACCTACACCTGCGTGCTTGGCTTCCACGTTTACG GCGTGTGGCCCGACGGCTCGGACGGGACCGACATCAACTCCCTGTGCCGCTCCCACAACGAGCGCGTGGTGGCCGTGGCCGACGACTTCTGCAAAGTGCACCTCTTCCAGTACCCCTGCGCGCGCGCCAAG TCGCCGAGTCGCGTGTACGGGGGCCACGGCAGCCACGTGACCAGCGTCCGGTTCACGCACGACGACTCGCACCTCGTCTCGCTGGGCGGCAAGGACGCCAGCATCTTCCAGTGGCGCGTGCAGGGCGCGGGGGGCGCGGGGCCGGCGCCTGCCACGCCCTCCCGAACCCCTTCCCTGTCCCCGGCCTCCTCCCTCGACGTCTGA